From the Criblamydia sequanensis CRIB-18 genome, the window TTCAGCTATCAGATGATTGGTCACGAGCGATATCTTCCTTTTTTACGAATGGAAAAATATCATGAATGAACAAGCTATAGCAATTTTCTTTCATCTAGCGATGAAATCGTAAAATCATTCGGTTTGTCTGATGATCCCCACTACAAAATGACCCTAGCGAAAGGTAATGACCTTTGCTTTGATATCAGCCCTCGCATTAGCACGTTAGATTCGTGCAACATGCCCTTGTCTCCATGTCGTTTAAGTATTTTCCAAACATAATTAGCCATAGTCGTTTAGTTAGACGCCTTCATGCTATTCAAGAAAACATGGGGTGGATGATTTTTTATGTACTTCAAATGTATCTTTCGTAAGTTTGAGGGTGAAGTTTTTATTGTCGATAGCTTTTCTGTAAAGGCATATGAAAATCATAAAAGTTTTCGAGCCAAAATTTTTAAAGGAAAAGAATTTCACGGATATACGGCTTCAAAAAAACAATATTTTTTTGGAATCAAAGTTCATATGATTGTTGACGAAATAGGAATACCAATTGAATTCTGTATTACTCCAGGAAGCACATCTGGCATAGAGGCTTAAAAGAGCTTCCTTGCGAGCTTCCAAAAGGGTTTATGTTGTTTGCTGATAAAGCATCCAATAGTTGTACACTTGAAGATGATCTGCAAGAAATGGCAGAAATAAGACCGGTTCCAAGACGGAAAAGCAACTTAACCCAAGCAGCATTCACCAAGTTTAGATGTTATCTTAAGGAAGAAACCGCATTGAAACTGTTTTTAGCAGCATTTTAAGCAGAATACCTAGATATATTCCTGCTAGAAGAGAGAAAGGGTTTTACCTTAAAATTTCATTCTTCATTATCGCTCATTTATTTAGCATTTTAAACGTAAGTTAGTCTCTTCTAGGCTGATTCTAACAACGCCTCTAACTAATTTCATTTGCCTCGCTAAGATGAAAAAGCTTGGCTTCGGCTACGGAAATACGCATCCACCTCCTTAGAATCAGCTTAGAAGCGAGATTGGGACGAAAATCGCGGGTTAAAGCTTTGGAAAATTAGAGGACCGGTTAGATCAAAGCCGAGACGTTAGTCTCGGCGTTAACTTCCCAAGTTTTCAAAGTGAAGGAGCCTTTTCCTTCAATATTTTAGCCAATAAAAATTCTATCTTACTTACTTTTTCGACATCAATGCCTGTCCTGAAGTTTGATTTTTCAAGGAAAGTCAGTAAATGCATGGCATTTAGATTGCCTTCAGTATTAGCAATAGATGGGCATCCGCCGATCCCGTTGATAGTGGTATCGAATTTACGGGCCCCTTGTTCTAGCGCTGCGGCCACTCTTTCTAAATCATCGCCATGAAAGTGATGGCCA encodes:
- a CDS encoding transposase; the protein is MYFKCIFRKFEGEVFIVDSFSVKAYENHKSFRAKIFKGKEFHGYTASKKQYFFGIKVHMIVDEIGIPIEFCITPGSTSGIEA